The nucleotide sequence ACAAATTTCCAGTTTGAATTTCTCTGTAAAGGACCGACTTCTGAAATCTTTATGTAAGTTACAGTCAAGACAGTTGATGAGGCTATAGTTCTTGAAAAAGGGGCATGGGAGGGAATTACAGACattctacaaatttaaaaaaccataaatgtacatattttaaaaaattaacagttgCTGTAATAACATAAAAGtagatatatgtatgttttaatatatacagcacacacacacttttaaatactTCAACATCTCAATGTTTTGATGATCATAAATCTGAAAGGATctgatttttctataaaatgtaaCTTGGGAGGTAAAGAGGTTAATGGTAAGTTGTCTTGAATCAGATTGAAATCCCATCGTACCAAGAGATAATATCGTTTTACTTAACCTCTATGTGTTTGTAAAAAGCGAATAATATTAAAACTTATTTCAGAGGATTGTGATAATTTAATGGGATAATTCCATTAAGACAAATAGAAAAGTGGCTGTCACATGGGAAACATTTCCAATAGATGTCCACTGTTAAAACAGGAATCACAATATTCTAGTGTATGTCATGAATTAGCACAATTGATAGTGAATTAGTATAAAAGTTCTAAGGaaatatttagataaaatataagGACTTTGAGGAGTGACCGAAGGATATTACAATTGAAACTAGAAATTTTGGGAAAGTTCAAACGACATACAAGGAAAAgaagatatatttacatatttaatactTACACGTTTAGCCACATGATGTCGCTGTCCACCACAAGGTCTTTCTCCACAAAAGAAATAACAGCGTGCATTACGTATTCAGATACTGCTTTGCTTCATCCTCTCTAAAATTTAACACCAAGGAGTTTAAGAAATGAAGATAAGGAACtcgaattatttttaaattttggatcaATGTAAAGGCAAtctaatatttggaaaatacttgCAATGTTGTTTTCCTGGCGAGAAGATCCTGGAGCCCAGTGCCTGCTGCTTTCTCTTCTGCTCCTGGCAGCCTCGGAGGTGGGGAGCGGCCAGCTCCACTACTCCGTCTCTGAGGAGGCCAAGCATGGCACCTTCGTGGGCCGCATCGCGCAGGACCTGGGGCTGGAGCTGGCGGAGCTGGTGCCGCGCCTGTTCCGGGTGGCGTCCAAAAGACACGGGGACCTTCTGGAGGTAAATCTGCAGAATGGCATTTTGTTTGTGAATTCTCGGATCGACCGCGAGGAACTGTGCGGGCGGAGCGCGGAGTGCAGCATCCACCTGGAGGTGATCGTGGACAGGCCGCTGCAGGTTTTCCATGTGGAGGTGGAAGTGAAGGACATTAATGACAACGCGCCAGTTTTTCCAATGGCTGTAAAGAATCTGTTTATTTCCGAATCCCGACAGCCTGGCTCTCGGTTTTCGCTAGAGGGCGCATCGGATGCAGATATCGGAACAAATTCGTTGTTGACTTACAGTCTTGATTCCACTGAATATTTTACCTTGGACGTTAAAAGAAATGACGAGGAAATTAAATCCCTTGGACTCgtgttgaaaaaatatttaaatagagagGACACTCCTAAGCATTATTTACTAATAACAGCAATTGATGGTGGGAAACCAGAGCTCACTGGCACGACTCAACTAAAGATCACTGTTTTAGATGTAAACGACAACGCCCCAGCGTTTGAGAGGACGATCTATAAAGTCAGATTACTCGAAAATGCACCAAATGGTACCCTAGTGGTGACCGTTAACGCCACCGATTTGGATGAAGGAGTAAATAAGGATATCGCGTATTCTTTCAATACGGACATGTCAGCAGATATTCTGTCAAAATTCCATTTAGATCCAGTCAATGGACAAATCAGTGTAAAAGGTAACATAGATTTCGAGGAAAGTAAGTCATATGAAATCCAGGTAGAAGCCACGGATAAAGGAAATCCCCCAATGTCAGATCACTGCACAGTTCTACTCGAAATTGTGGACATCAATGATAATGTACCTGAGTTAGTTATTCATTCACTATCTTTACCTGTATTAGAAGACTCTCCACTTAGCACAGTCATCGCCCTGATCAGCGTGTCCGACCGCGACTCAGGAGTCAATGGACAGGTCACCTGCTCGCTGACGCCCCACGTCCCCTTCAAGCTGGTGTCCACCTTCAAGAATTACTACTCATTGGTGCTGGACAGCCCTCTGGACCGCGAGAGCGTGTCGGCCTATGAGCTGGTGGTGACTGCTCGGGACGGGGGCTCGCCTTCACTGTGGGCCACGGCCAGCGTGTCCGTGGAGGTGGCCGACGTGAACGACAATGCGCCGGCATTCTCGCAGTCCGAGTACACGGTGTTCGTGAAGGAGAACAACCCGCCGGGCTGCCACATCTTCACGGTGTCTGCGCGGGACGCGGACGCGCAGGAGAACGCGCTGGTGTCCTACTCGCTGGTGGAACGGCGGGTGGGGGATCGCGCGCTGTCGAGCTACGTGTCGGTACACGCGGAGAGCGGCAAGGTGTACGCGCTGCAGCCGCTGGACCACGAGGAGCTAGAGCTGCTGCAGTTTCAGGTGAGTGCGCGCGATGCGGGCGTGCCGCCTCTGGGCAGCAACGTGACGCTGCAGGTGTTCGTGCTGGACGAGAACGACAACGCGCCGGCACTGCTGATGCCTCGGGTGGGTGGCATCGGTGGCGCAGTGAGCGAGCTGGTGCCGCGGTCAGTGGGTGCGGGCCACGTGGTAGCGAAGGTGCGCGCAGTGGATGCAGACTCAGGCTACAACGCCTGGCTTTCGTATGAGCTACAGCCTGGGACCGGCGGTGCGCGCATCCCGTTTCGCGTGGGGCTGTACACGGGAGAGATCAGCACGACCCGTGCCCTGGACGAGGTCGACGTCCCGCGCCATCGCCTACTGGTGCTGGTGAAGGACCACGGTGAACCCTCATTGACCGCCACGGCCACTGTGCTGGTGTCGCTGGTGGAGAGTGGCCAGGCACCCAAGGCCTCGTCCCAGGCGTCCGCTGGCGCCACGGGCCCGGAAGCTGCACTGGTGGATGTCAACGTGTACTTGATCGTCGCCATCTGCGCGGTGTCCAGTCTGTTGGTGCTCACACTGCTGCTATATACTGCTCTGCGGTGCTCCGCGCCGCCAACCGAAGGCGCCTGTGGGCCGGGCAAGCCCACGCTGGTGTGCTCCAGCGCGGTGGGGAGCTGGTCATACTCGCAGCAGAGGCAGCAGAGGGTGTGCTCTGGAGAGGGGTTGCCCAAGACCGACCTCATGGCTTTTAGCCCTAGCCTTCCTCCTTGTCCAATTAGCCGGGATAGAGAGGAGAAACAGGATGTGGACGTTGATCTCTCAGCCAAAgtgagtaatttttatttattctttccaaaatgtctttgtttttcattcctcAATGTTTCCACTCCTCTGGAAATACGTTAATAGTTAAGTATGAATTATGTGATTCATAATTAGACTTTTCCAGTTTTGTGGTTTTGTGGTTAAAACGCTAAGATTTTTGTTGCTAATTTTTGAACCAAATCAGCAGTAAGTTATGAGATCCACacttgtaattttgttttgttattaggTGCAGTAGTAGGATTATTTTATTGCTAAATGCCTGGGTAtaagacaaatattttttcttagatgAATTGCATTATTTAGAGAATCTGACTTCGACTTGTTTTATACTTATCCCTATACAATGCTTCTTCAATATCTTTTGCCACTTTTCATTTGGACTTCCTACTACCTGTTAGTACGAATGTTACTTGCTCATTTTATGAGTTCACCTAATGCTTATAACTCCCTATTGATTATGCTTTTCCACCTTCAGTTTCAAAAATTAGATCATTACACCTGTTGTCTTTTATGGAAcctcttttattctcttattcaCTTGTTTGGAGTCTCAATCCTTATTTTTTACTTGAATATGATTCATTTTAGG is from Pan troglodytes isolate AG18354 chromosome 4, NHGRI_mPanTro3-v2.0_pri, whole genome shotgun sequence and encodes:
- the PCDHA3 gene encoding protocadherin alpha-3 precursor translates to MLFSWREDPGAQCLLLSLLLLAASEVGSGQLHYSVSEEAKHGTFVGRIAQDLGLELAELVPRLFRVASKRHGDLLEVNLQNGILFVNSRIDREELCGRSAECSIHLEVIVDRPLQVFHVEVEVKDINDNAPVFPMAVKNLFISESRQPGSRFSLEGASDADIGTNSLLTYSLDSTEYFTLDVKRNDEEIKSLGLVLKKYLNREDTPKHYLLITAIDGGKPELTGTTQLKITVLDVNDNAPAFERTIYKVRLLENAPNGTLVVTVNATDLDEGVNKDIAYSFNTDMSADILSKFHLDPVNGQISVKGNIDFEESKSYEIQVEATDKGNPPMSDHCTVLLEIVDINDNVPELVIHSLSLPVLEDSPLSTVIALISVSDRDSGVNGQVTCSLTPHVPFKLVSTFKNYYSLVLDSPLDRESVSAYELVVTARDGGSPSLWATASVSVEVADVNDNAPAFSQSEYTVFVKENNPPGCHIFTVSARDADAQENALVSYSLVERRVGDRALSSYVSVHAESGKVYALQPLDHEELELLQFQVSARDAGVPPLGSNVTLQVFVLDENDNAPALLMPRVGGIGGAVSELVPRSVGAGHVVAKVRAVDADSGYNAWLSYELQPGTGGARIPFRVGLYTGEISTTRALDEVDVPRHRLLVLVKDHGEPSLTATATVLVSLVESGQAPKASSQASAGATGPEAALVDVNVYLIVAICAVSSLLVLTLLLYTALRCSAPPTEGACGPGKPTLVCSSAVGSWSYSQQRQQRVCSGEGLPKTDLMAFSPSLPPCPISRDREEKQDVDVDLSAKPRQPNPDWRYSASLRAGMHSSVHLEEAGILRAGPGGPDQQWPTVSSATPEPEAGEVSPPVGAGVNSNSWTFKYGPGNPKQSGPGELPDKFIIPGSPAIISIRQEPANSQIDKSDFITFGKKEETKKKKKKKKGNKTQEKKEKGNSTTDNSDQ